The DNA sequence GCTTCCTCCAACTATACTGTGGGGATCCGTGGGCGATCGACTCGAGGAAGAGGAAATGGACCCATCCACCACCTTCTGGAGGACCCAATCATCCCCGAATCTTCAAGGAGACCCGTCCCCATTCCCAGGGGATCCGAAGGTTGACCACCATCGTCGCCTCGCTGCAACAAacctagtgtagcagggcccctaaTGGGCATTCTGCACTATAAGTCTTCACCATCGTCAAGTACCAATGACTGTCTGACATCTTCCCATGGATGAAATTAAGTCTCTACTGTCTGGGGATGTTGTTTCACTCTAACTGCAGAGCATGGACTAGTTGTTGCGAAGTCTGAAGTTGCAGTTGTCTTTGGCAGATGTGCTTATCCAGATCGTCCCATGCATATTCAATAGGGTTCAAACCTGATAATTTGAATGGCCAAGGAATAACCTGGATATTGTGTTTTTGCAAAACATCACATGTTCGATGAGTAGTATGTGGTCTGGCATAGTCATGTTAGAATACTGTTAAAGGATGTTGAATTAGGAACCACGTGTGTCTGTATGACTTCATCAATATACCGTTGAGCCGTCAAAGTACCCTGTGTGTAAACCAGTGGTGTCCTGTCTGTATAGGATACTGCTGCCCAACTTCATACTCTACCCCCTCCAAACTAGTCAGACTCCTGGATGTCATTTTGcacaaaatattcattttggCGCAAATACTACACTCTGATTTTTTTCCATCATATATTGCTTTAATACAAACATAATTTAGTGAGCTGGGTTTTATGTAGATACAAAATGCATCCTGtgtaaaaatagttttaatcCACTTATTTATAAAAGATCTTTATTTCtaaagccaaaaaaaaaaaaccctgttaATTTTAATCGATCTAAAATCATGTCCATGTCCATTAACCTTAAGGAGAAATATAATGAGAATGCAGGCCCTACAGACTTGTGAATGCCAACCTACAAGTCAGATTAGTCCAAGTCGGATTTCAATCTTTATGTCgaattaaatgtgtgaaattcACTTAAAAcagagaaacttttgataattatcACTTAGGCCATTATTAAAAATacttttgtttgatgtactccgacccacatttttcaaggtgggtcggtaggtaggtaggttttttttttaagtgtcatgaatttttttttatattttcttttaaaataaggagaattttctatttttcaagggaacccccccccccccccccaaaatttgaaattttaaattgctgaaaaaaatgatcaggtaggagcaaatttgatgggtcggtcggagtacatcaaacatatccatttttatttttggccttatCAGTTCTTGACCAAGTGAAACCCAATATGCTAATGTGAAAATTATCAACTATTAGTGTACAGCTGTCCAATGTTACAATTTTTTGTTGGACCTTGGCTTAGTGTGTAGTTTATAAGAAAGACTCAGGATGTCTCGGGtcagcaatgtggcccatgggtcccTTGCTTGAAATTACATGAAATCTTTGGAAGTAAGTTTTTTGTTGCCAGTTTGCGTATTTGTAGATTTTAAGAGTAGTGTTATATGTATTCTAGGGGCTACGTGTTGTATCTCGAGGTTTCTCCACCTCAGCCATCAGAAGGGATGTCCAGGACATGAAGCCCAGATTTCTGGTTCCCAAAAGTTCTCCAAGCAATCCATTCAGCTACGAGAACTTAGTAGTCAAAAGAATGAAATACTACTTGGTAAGACTTCTTGTTtatattataaacatgtttCGGGAGAGACTTCTTCTACATTTGATAAGTATATGATGCATGTACAGTACATGatattattacaaaatatattgtaacaaACATATTTTATGCCCTCATATACCCAATTTTATTATCCTTTCGCAATTCATTGTGAGAGAGGACAAACTAACAGGACTGTTTGTGTATGTACATTAGtagtagtttatttatttatagtgacatgtgtatATTCACAAACATTATGTTAACGGACagtgtaaaaataaatcaaacacccgGCCCATCGGGCCTATATGCCACTTTAAACACAAAACTTAAATGCAGtacataaagaagaaaaaaagaagaagcacAGCGTTAAGAAATAAAGGAaaaacaaacatgaaaacacacatacatgttGTAAGTAAATACCTGCAGTACATCAGTGTGTTTTATGAGATAATGGGGAAAGTATAAAACCATATGTATGTAGATGttgatacatatacacataatctacattcttaatttttgaaaataattgactGTCTACTCATTAATGAAGAATACAAATACTTTGCAACCTGGCGAGGATAATTTGAAATTAGCATGCATAATACATCCATATATGGCATCGGTGACCTAGTGGtgaggccgtcagactctcgactgAAAGGtcatgggttcgagtcctggccgaggcagggctgacgttgtgtccttgggaaaggcacttcacatgaatttcctcactccacccaagtgtaaaaggggtacctggctatagacagtgaaagatattgttagaatgttagtgctctagcgcttttAATggagcttgcactgtatgcttccaaggaggctgagaaagttctagattgatataaggtctgccaggataataatgtacattaattattgtaaagtgctttgagcagcatacgctggaaaaggcgctatataaaaccaatcattattattattatctgtacattagtgtgtgtgtgtatcacTGAAGTTGTAGACAATCTACCTGTCTACAGGCCACAGTCTTTGCTTGTTTAATGATACTCCACAGGTAGGCTTGTTATCAAAAGAGGAAGaaccttattgattttgagatcaaaggtcaatgtcattaCAGGGTCTTCCTAGAAAAAGCTGGTAGGCACTCTATGACTACAAGCCACATTTTTTGGCTCCATTGATTTCATACTTCATATGTAGCTTCATTATCAAGAAAGGAAGGACTTTGTTCAGTTTTGGGTTTTAAATTTCTTTCAGATTACCCTCTACTAAatctgcattttttgactaaataaagtagatttgaaaattttcaacttcaaaatattgttgtacatatcctccacttttcatccatatcaaatttctctggtgtagcataccttcTTAACTTATGGGTCAAATGAAGATATAATTTTCTATAATAAttagttttgaaattaattgaaatcaaattaatTTGGTGGGGGTAACCATCACCACATTTTATGTTAAAGGTGAATTGGAATCTTTTTTCATCCATACAGtgtcaaataaaaatgatttcttaaaaaaaaaaaaagtgtcaGAGTACAGAACTTGTGTATATACTTAACATGACATGTGTCCtgcaaaatgtatttgaaaaacatCTGGGATTTTATTTTTGACGATAACTAATTCTACTGCATAAAATTAAGATAGTTGAGATTTCAGAGTGGTGATTCCAGAATTTGTGCCTTTTCAGTATAGGTATTAGAAtattaataaacaaaaaaataaatttttatgaaaagatGTAGGGAGACAGATTTACCACTTTATGGATTGGATCCTTGGGGAATGGAGCATGTTTCATTCACATCTTTAAATTCCAGGCACAACTTGTATAAAGTtctaaaatatcaaattcagtATCAGTTTTAAATTCTCCCACAAGTTGTTTGTTCCTCACATACACGAGAACAAGGAAcaacaactctgggtagagatatCCCCCTgataagaaagataactctatcaATCTTACATTgatgatatacatatagatacttCTATAACTCATAATATTGATGAATTACTAAAAATATAGATTTCTCTATTACTCTTACATTGATAAATTGATTCCTTTATAACTCATACATTCATAAATTACTAATATTATACATTCCTCTGTGACTTATACATTGATAGAATACTAAAATTACAGAGATTTTACTAAGAAGAAGGATTCTTCTTAACTAACAATGTATCCAGAACTGCTTGCACTGTGCTGATGTATGATAAATGACAGTTTAAACTTAAGTATACAAACCTTTTACAAGGGACATTATGCATTAACATACATGTGTTGTTGGCATCATTTAAAGTgcctgttttattttcaatccCTCTTTAATTTTTCAGAAACCAGCAACTGAATTCACCCATAACAGAACTCCTTTTGGTAAACCGTACACCATCTTTGTCACAGCTTTTTCCATGGCTTACTTTGTGTACTACACAATTGAAAGGGCACTGTATCTACCAAATGCCCAAAAATCTTAGATAGGACTGTTACGAAGAACTGTTTGAATCATATGATACATCTATTgtaatgtttaaaacaataaaccTTGAAGACCTCTATTTGGTGGCTGGTTTTTTTTAAGTAATTAAAAGAGCAGTCAAAAACCAAATGattcagttaaaaaaaaaatacatgcatcACTAAAAAAAAGTATTCATTAAATAGCACCAGGTGTTTGAATGTTCACATGGAGAGGGTTGTAGCAGTGTTCATAAAATTTGGGGTTGAGTTCTAACTTTCTGAGTATATTCacttgtgtgtgtatatatgtatatgctcTCTCTACTTGGACCAGGTTTGCATGAAAGATGGAACTACAAGTTGTATACCTTTTTATGTCCAATGTTTCTCAGATCTTTGTGTTTAGAATCCATACCCATTCACATGTGAATTAAGGATCACTACATTTTTAATTTGACCCAGCTTGCATGGATGAACTGTTATTGGTGCATATTGCCAATATTGTAATCTCGATCATTCTTCAGATATTGCATCGGAACTAAATTTTGGGGATGTACTTGGAGCAGGTAGATTCCCAAATAGCAACAAGCAAATTACTGTGGGTGTGTTAGAATTTCAGAGAATAGATAAATGGGTCGAAAAAAATTTTTCATGATGTCCGGATTTTTTTGTGTCTGACATTGAAAACTTACAAATTAAATTAGATATTTTGATCCGCTCATGTGGGGAATATGCGAGCGAATCTAATATTGTATGAGTACTTATTTTCGCGGGATTCAAATTTTAGTGGCTTTGTACTGAAGCAAGATTGCTGGctctaaaatatgaaattctctgTCCATTCTCATGCATAGAAAAAGTGCTAAATCATGATTATACCAAATAGTGCAACAGCTTTGATTGTGTCAaagtttaaaatataaaataagtaTATGCTCTGTACACTACTCATCTTTCTAATTTTAAGTACAAAACTGAAACAGCCCTGTGGAGAACATCAATATATGTGTAGTATGAGAAAGGAGAAAAGTTACTGCTGGACCAGAAATCGAAATCGGGACTCCTgcattactaatcaggtgttctaaccactaAGCTACCCAAACCGATATCCACGAtccatatagccctaactactacatttTCCTCCCTACTTTAATTgtcttcgccctcgaagacacacaacccagattcttttgccACAGGCAGGATTTTCACCTAAGTCCAGGGTTGTCAACAGCACCAATTGTGCAGATATAGCAAAGGAGAAAATTCATGTATGGACCGGGAATCAATGCCTGAGGTTTCTGAATTACTTGTCAGGTGCTCTAATCACCGAGATATCCACAGTCCATGTTATGCATGTATTACCACAGgtacctgaagtgtggatagttTGTACAGATCTTGtgtacatacccccccccccttttagaaagaaattatttttatacagaaccaataatttgtccaaaatatgttatttccccactgatcaccctcataagtcattctgaatagtcagtttcaaCCTTCTGTAAGCTTCAGAGATGACctcttgtgagatactaatatgACTATCTGCATacattagtatctcacaagtggtcatctcaaaagcttacagaaagtGGAAACTAATTATTCAGAATgacttatgagggtgatcggttctgtataaaattatttatttctagaaggggggggggggggggggggtgtatgtacataagatctatacaagctatccacacttcaggtgcctgtggt is a window from the Ostrea edulis chromosome 5, xbOstEdul1.1, whole genome shotgun sequence genome containing:
- the LOC125650640 gene encoding uncharacterized protein LOC125650640; amino-acid sequence: MKGLRVVSRGFSTSAIRRDVQDMKPRFLVPKSSPSNPFSYENLVVKRMKYYLKPATEFTHNRTPFGKPYTIFVTAFSMAYFVYYTIERALYLPNAQKS